A stretch of the Actinomyces qiguomingii genome encodes the following:
- a CDS encoding dipeptide ABC transporter ATP-binding protein, giving the protein MSEANANAMTDTTTAQRRPDPDKPLLEIRDLEVAFRSSTGMVPAVRKANLSVYPGQSVAIVGESGSGKSTTAHAVIGLLPGTGRVTGGQILFEGRDLTRASAKDMTALRGARIGLVPQDPMSNLNPVWSIGNQVKETLLANNVVPGGRLDRRVTELLTEAGLPDADRRAKQYPHEFSGGMRQRALIAIDIAADPSLLIADEPTSALDVTVQRVILDHLQTLTRERGTAMLLITHDLGLAAERAEHLVVMHRGRVVESGPSLEILKDPQHPYTKRLVQAAPSLASHRIEQAHAQGVETTEEELLGAGLGAVSTEDVLRVEHLTKIFPVRGAKGKAKTFKAVNDVSFGLRKGTTLALVGESGSGKSTVANIILNLTDPTSGKVFHHGTDLSTLNRQELFGLRRVMQPVFQNPYGSLDPMYSVFSSVEEPLRVHRVGTRKEREQRVAELLDMVALPRSAMRRYPGELSGGQRQRVAIARALALRPEIVVLDEAVSALDVLVQAQILKLLSDLQAELELSYLFITHDLAVVRLLADDVVVMEQGRVVETGPSDEIFASPREEYTKRLIEAVPGSGIDLYRAVTD; this is encoded by the coding sequence ATGAGTGAAGCGAACGCGAATGCCATGACCGACACCACCACCGCGCAAAGGCGCCCGGATCCCGATAAGCCGCTGCTGGAGATCCGCGACCTCGAAGTGGCCTTCCGTTCCTCCACTGGCATGGTTCCGGCGGTGCGCAAGGCGAATCTAAGCGTCTACCCGGGCCAGTCCGTGGCCATTGTGGGGGAGTCCGGCTCCGGCAAGTCCACAACCGCCCACGCCGTTATCGGGCTGCTTCCGGGCACCGGCCGCGTAACCGGCGGACAGATCCTGTTCGAAGGACGCGATCTGACCCGCGCCTCCGCCAAGGACATGACCGCCTTGCGCGGCGCCCGCATCGGCCTGGTGCCGCAGGACCCGATGAGCAACCTAAACCCAGTATGGTCGATCGGCAACCAGGTCAAGGAAACGCTGCTGGCCAACAATGTTGTGCCGGGCGGCCGGCTGGACCGCAGAGTGACCGAACTGCTCACCGAAGCTGGCCTGCCGGACGCCGACCGCCGCGCAAAGCAGTATCCGCACGAGTTCTCCGGAGGTATGCGGCAGCGAGCCCTGATCGCCATCGACATAGCCGCCGACCCGAGTCTGCTGATCGCCGACGAGCCGACCAGTGCATTAGACGTCACCGTCCAACGGGTCATCCTCGATCACCTGCAGACCCTGACCCGCGAACGCGGAACCGCCATGCTGCTGATCACCCACGATCTGGGGTTGGCTGCCGAACGGGCCGAACACCTGGTGGTGATGCATCGGGGCCGCGTCGTCGAATCCGGTCCCAGCCTGGAGATCCTCAAGGACCCCCAGCACCCCTACACCAAGCGACTGGTGCAGGCGGCTCCCTCACTGGCTTCTCACCGCATTGAGCAGGCTCACGCCCAGGGGGTGGAGACCACGGAGGAGGAGCTGCTGGGTGCGGGCCTGGGCGCCGTGTCCACCGAGGACGTGCTGCGGGTTGAACATCTGACCAAGATCTTCCCGGTGCGTGGCGCCAAGGGGAAGGCCAAGACCTTCAAGGCCGTAAACGACGTCAGCTTCGGGCTGCGCAAAGGCACCACGCTGGCTCTGGTCGGCGAGTCCGGGTCGGGCAAATCTACGGTCGCCAACATCATCCTGAACCTGACCGACCCGACCAGCGGGAAGGTGTTCCACCACGGCACTGACCTGTCGACACTGAACCGGCAAGAGCTATTCGGGCTGCGGCGAGTCATGCAACCGGTGTTCCAGAACCCCTACGGGTCCCTGGACCCCATGTACTCGGTGTTCTCCTCGGTTGAGGAGCCGCTGCGAGTGCACCGCGTGGGCACCCGCAAAGAAAGGGAACAGCGGGTCGCTGAACTGCTGGATATGGTGGCGTTGCCTCGCTCCGCCATGCGCCGCTACCCCGGAGAACTGTCCGGGGGACAGCGCCAGCGCGTGGCCATCGCCAGGGCACTGGCGCTGCGACCCGAGATCGTCGTGCTGGACGAGGCGGTCTCCGCCCTAGATGTGCTGGTGCAGGCGCAGATCCTTAAGCTGCTGTCGGATCTGCAGGCCGAACTGGAGTTGAGTTACCTGTTCATCACCCATGACCTGGCTGTGGTGCGTCTGCTTGCCGACGACGTCGTCGTCATGGAGCAGGGGCGGGTCGTTGAGACCGGGCCCAGTGACGAAATATTCGCAAGTCCTCGTGAGGAATACACCAAGCGCCTGATCGAGGCGGTGCCGGGGTCGGGAATCGACCTGTACCGTGCCGTGACCGACTGA
- a CDS encoding peptide ABC transporter substrate-binding protein — protein sequence MNTATVVSRRAFGIGAASTAVLLSLAACGSNNSDDSAASNSVLAYGTEPQNPLIPSNTNEVGGGRIVDLLFAGLFSYDADGGIVNEVAKDITTDDNQTFTVTLNEGWTFSDGTPVTADSFINAWNYGALLSHAHLSSYFYEPIQGFSYDEDSELTGLKKVSDTEFTITLTEPQSDFPLRLGYSAFYPLPESAYDDMDAFGQNPVGNGPYTLSSWTHNDRAELVTNPDYAGPRKAANEGITFVFYTDYDAAYADLQSDAVDVLDAIPDSALATFKDDLADRAVNEPGAVVQCFSIDVDSEHFKMDQEGRLRRRALSLAVNRQEICDTIYNETRTPASDFTSPVIDGWTEDVEGNEVLTYDPDAAKEAWAAADAISPFEGEFTIAYNADGPHKTWVDAVCNSIKNTLGIEASGKSYPTFQELRDDIHARAIKSGFRNGWQADYPSMSNFLGAVYQTGAGSNDAHYANAEFDGLLKGAAQATDPDEALKLYKQAQTILLTDLPAIPLWYQNGFGGYSSLVSNVEWGWNSVPLYYAITKA from the coding sequence ATGAACACCGCAACTGTCGTCTCCCGCCGTGCCTTCGGCATTGGAGCAGCCTCAACGGCCGTGCTGTTGTCCCTGGCAGCATGCGGTTCCAACAACTCCGATGACTCGGCCGCTAGCAATTCCGTACTCGCCTACGGCACCGAGCCGCAAAACCCGTTGATTCCCTCAAACACCAATGAGGTCGGGGGCGGACGCATCGTGGATCTGCTCTTCGCCGGCCTGTTCAGCTACGACGCCGATGGGGGCATAGTCAACGAGGTCGCCAAGGACATCACCACCGACGACAACCAGACCTTCACCGTCACTCTCAACGAGGGCTGGACCTTCTCCGACGGTACCCCGGTAACCGCCGACTCCTTCATCAACGCTTGGAACTACGGTGCGCTGCTGTCCCACGCGCACCTGTCCAGCTACTTCTACGAGCCGATCCAGGGCTTCTCCTACGATGAGGACTCCGAACTGACGGGGTTGAAGAAGGTCTCCGACACCGAGTTCACCATCACCCTGACCGAACCGCAGTCCGACTTCCCGTTGCGCCTGGGCTACTCCGCCTTCTACCCGCTGCCGGAGTCCGCCTACGACGATATGGACGCCTTCGGTCAGAACCCTGTCGGTAACGGCCCCTACACGCTGTCCAGCTGGACCCACAACGACCGGGCCGAGCTAGTCACCAACCCCGACTACGCCGGCCCGCGCAAGGCCGCCAACGAAGGGATCACCTTCGTGTTCTACACCGACTACGACGCCGCCTACGCCGACCTACAGTCCGACGCCGTCGACGTCCTGGACGCGATCCCGGATTCCGCCCTGGCCACCTTCAAGGACGACCTGGCTGACCGGGCCGTCAACGAGCCTGGCGCGGTTGTGCAGTGCTTCTCCATCGACGTCGACTCCGAGCACTTCAAGATGGATCAGGAGGGGCGACTGCGCCGTAGGGCCCTGTCCCTGGCCGTCAACCGGCAGGAGATCTGCGACACCATCTACAACGAGACCCGCACCCCGGCATCCGACTTCACCTCCCCGGTTATCGACGGGTGGACCGAGGATGTCGAGGGCAATGAGGTGCTGACCTACGACCCCGACGCCGCCAAGGAGGCGTGGGCCGCCGCAGATGCCATCAGCCCCTTTGAGGGCGAGTTCACGATTGCCTACAACGCCGACGGCCCGCACAAGACTTGGGTGGACGCCGTATGCAATTCCATTAAGAACACCCTCGGGATCGAGGCCTCCGGCAAGTCCTACCCGACGTTCCAGGAGCTGCGCGACGACATCCATGCCCGCGCCATCAAGTCGGGCTTCCGCAACGGCTGGCAGGCCGACTACCCGTCCATGTCCAACTTCCTGGGCGCCGTCTACCAAACGGGAGCCGGTTCCAATGACGCCCACTACGCCAACGCGGAGTTCGACGGCCTGCTGAAAGGGGCCGCGCAGGCCACCGACCCCGACGAGGCGCTGAAGCTGTACAAGCAGGCGCAGACGATACTGCTTACCGACCTGCCGGCCATTCCGCTGTGGTACCAGAACGGCTTCGGTGGCTACTCGAGCCTGGTGTCCAACGTCGAGTGGGGCTGGAACTCCGTTCCGCTCTACTACGCCATCACCAAGGCCTGA
- a CDS encoding ABC transporter permease, with protein MPDTLQPGAPGATRPGQERFVSDVDETGLGAVDAVADESAPASMWGEAWKQLRRRPLFWIAALLILAAVALAVAPGLFTNTDPRFCELSNSLAPARSGHPFGFDKQGCDIYARTVYGARASVSVGVLTTLLVVAVGSMVGAIAGYFGGWFDTLLSRITDIFFAVPFMLAAIVVMSMFKTHRSVFTVVLVLGIFGWPQIARITRGAVMSVKNDEFVTASTALGAGRWATMFRHILPNAAAPIIVTATVSLGSYIVTEATMSFLGIGLPATIVSWGADISAAQSSLRNAPGILFYPAGALALTVLGFIMMGDVVRDALDPKARK; from the coding sequence ATGCCTGACACTCTTCAACCAGGTGCGCCCGGTGCCACCCGCCCCGGCCAGGAGCGCTTCGTCTCCGACGTCGATGAGACCGGTCTGGGCGCGGTCGATGCCGTCGCCGACGAGTCCGCACCGGCGTCGATGTGGGGGGAGGCGTGGAAGCAGCTGCGTCGGCGTCCCCTGTTCTGGATCGCCGCCCTGCTTATCCTCGCCGCCGTCGCACTGGCGGTGGCGCCGGGACTGTTCACGAACACCGATCCCCGCTTCTGCGAGCTGAGCAACTCCCTGGCGCCGGCACGGTCCGGACATCCCTTCGGCTTCGACAAGCAGGGCTGCGACATCTACGCCCGTACCGTCTATGGCGCCCGTGCATCTGTAAGCGTAGGGGTGCTGACCACGCTGCTCGTGGTCGCGGTCGGCTCTATGGTTGGCGCCATAGCGGGATACTTCGGCGGCTGGTTTGACACCCTGCTGTCGCGCATCACCGACATCTTTTTCGCCGTGCCCTTCATGCTCGCCGCCATCGTGGTGATGAGCATGTTCAAGACGCACCGCTCGGTCTTCACGGTGGTGCTGGTGCTGGGGATCTTCGGCTGGCCGCAGATTGCCCGCATTACGCGTGGCGCGGTCATGTCGGTGAAGAATGACGAGTTCGTCACCGCCTCGACGGCATTGGGCGCCGGCAGATGGGCGACCATGTTCCGGCACATCCTGCCCAACGCTGCAGCCCCCATCATCGTCACCGCGACCGTGTCCCTGGGGTCATACATTGTCACCGAGGCGACCATGTCCTTCCTAGGGATCGGGCTGCCAGCAACGATCGTGTCGTGGGGTGCGGACATCTCCGCCGCCCAGTCCTCTCTACGCAACGCCCCCGGCATCCTCTTCTACCCGGCCGGTGCCCTGGCTCTGACGGTGCTCGGCTTCATCATGATGGGTGACGTCGTGCGCGACGCCCTCGACCCCAAGGCCCGCAAATGA
- a CDS encoding DNA-directed RNA polymerase II, translating into MTPRNRRGHGAVALVTPDHARRLLRRLLLMLLIAVMVFTPTAGAQADQLLGNSTTGTASTVSPSTIALGGTLTYTLSGFPQGAKVEILIDDGELAPGGQTGVVGQLTVGEDGTHAGAVELPPYVAKGTHWLRFRVTEGEDIPTNTVRTLDYTNKSPYFTVADVTVIGGESQASPPHEPAKDSQTVGDVASSSPTVTATAPVVAAGGGSDAASSGDGWISASMPVVTTVVLALAAVLAVLSAIMAVERRRLLAYERQLEYAARR; encoded by the coding sequence ATGACGCCGCGCAACCGCCGCGGCCACGGGGCGGTTGCTTTGGTGACGCCGGATCACGCCCGCCGCCTCCTGCGCCGTCTGCTCCTCATGCTGCTGATTGCGGTGATGGTGTTCACGCCCACCGCTGGAGCGCAAGCCGATCAGCTGTTGGGCAACTCCACCACCGGCACGGCCTCCACCGTCAGCCCGTCGACTATCGCACTCGGTGGGACGCTAACCTATACACTCTCCGGTTTCCCGCAGGGAGCCAAGGTGGAGATCCTCATTGACGACGGCGAGCTCGCCCCCGGCGGCCAGACCGGCGTGGTCGGTCAACTGACCGTGGGCGAGGACGGCACCCACGCCGGCGCCGTCGAACTGCCCCCGTACGTGGCCAAGGGCACGCATTGGCTGCGTTTCCGCGTCACGGAGGGTGAAGATATACCAACCAATACGGTGCGCACCCTGGACTACACCAACAAGAGCCCCTACTTCACGGTGGCCGATGTAACCGTCATCGGTGGGGAGTCGCAGGCCAGCCCGCCCCATGAGCCCGCGAAGGACTCACAGACGGTCGGTGATGTCGCGTCGTCCTCGCCCACTGTGACGGCTACCGCTCCGGTGGTCGCTGCGGGAGGCGGCTCGGACGCCGCCTCTTCCGGAGACGGCTGGATTTCCGCCTCTATGCCGGTGGTGACCACCGTCGTGCTGGCGTTGGCGGCGGTGCTGGCGGTGCTGAGCGCGATTATGGCGGTAGAGCGTCGGCGGCTACTGGCCTATGAGCGTCAACTCGAATACGCCGCCCGGCGCTGA
- the aspS gene encoding aspartate--tRNA ligase, translating to MMRTREAGTLRAADIGEVVTLAGWVDRRRDHGGVAFIDLRDASGIAQVVIREEIAHDLRAEYVLRVTGEVCARPEGNANPNLPTGQIEVVVSDVEILNPAAALPLQVSDHAEDSGQVGEETRLKYRYLDLRRTPMQHAMRLRSKVSQAARRVLDGHDFVEVETPTLTRSTPEGARDFLVPARLAPGSWYALPQSPQLFKQLLMVAGMERYYQIARCYRDEDFRADRQPEFTQLDVEMSFVDQEDVIAVAEDVLREVWALIDYELPTPIPRITYREAMERYGTDKPDLRFGLELVDLTDFFKDTTFRVFQNPYVGAVVMPGGASQSRRTFDAWQEWARQRGARGLAYVTVAEDGTLGGPVAKNITDTERAVLAAAAGAHPGDCIFFAAGAVDASRALLGAARLEIGKRCGLIDEGAWSFVWVVDAPLFKPSAEAKAEGDVALGESAWTAVHHAFTSPKPECLDSFDTDPGSALAYAYDIVCNGNEIGGGSIRIHRRDVQERVFKVMGIGPEEAQEKFGFLLDAFKYGAPPHGGIAFGWDRIVSLLTGADSIRDVIAFPKSGGGYDPLTDAPAPITPEQRKEAGVDAVPEDES from the coding sequence GTGATGCGAACCCGTGAGGCAGGCACGCTGCGCGCCGCGGATATCGGAGAAGTGGTCACACTCGCCGGATGGGTGGATCGTCGCCGTGATCACGGCGGCGTCGCCTTCATCGACCTGCGAGACGCCTCGGGCATCGCTCAGGTCGTCATCCGTGAGGAAATCGCCCACGATCTGCGTGCCGAGTACGTGCTCCGGGTGACCGGCGAGGTCTGCGCCCGTCCCGAGGGCAACGCCAACCCCAACCTGCCCACCGGGCAGATCGAGGTCGTCGTCTCCGACGTGGAGATCCTCAACCCTGCCGCGGCACTGCCCCTCCAGGTTTCCGACCATGCCGAGGACTCCGGCCAGGTGGGGGAGGAGACCCGCCTGAAGTACCGTTATCTCGACCTGCGCCGCACCCCCATGCAGCATGCCATGCGGCTGCGCTCCAAGGTCTCTCAAGCCGCCCGCCGGGTGCTGGATGGCCACGACTTCGTCGAGGTCGAGACGCCCACGCTGACCCGCTCCACCCCGGAGGGCGCCCGCGACTTCCTGGTGCCCGCCAGGCTCGCTCCCGGTTCGTGGTACGCCCTGCCGCAGAGCCCCCAGCTGTTCAAACAGCTGCTCATGGTGGCCGGTATGGAACGTTACTACCAGATCGCCCGCTGCTACCGCGATGAAGACTTCCGTGCCGACCGCCAGCCGGAGTTCACCCAGTTGGACGTTGAGATGAGCTTCGTCGACCAGGAGGATGTCATCGCCGTCGCCGAGGACGTCCTGCGCGAGGTCTGGGCTTTGATCGATTACGAGCTGCCCACCCCGATTCCGCGCATCACCTACCGCGAAGCGATGGAGCGTTACGGGACCGACAAGCCGGATCTGCGCTTCGGACTTGAGTTGGTGGATCTGACCGACTTCTTCAAGGACACCACCTTCAGGGTATTCCAGAACCCTTACGTCGGCGCCGTTGTGATGCCGGGAGGCGCCTCCCAGTCCCGACGCACCTTCGACGCCTGGCAGGAATGGGCCCGGCAGCGCGGTGCCCGCGGTCTGGCCTACGTAACCGTGGCCGAGGACGGCACCCTGGGTGGCCCTGTCGCCAAGAACATCACTGACACCGAGCGCGCCGTGCTCGCCGCGGCTGCGGGCGCGCACCCGGGGGACTGCATCTTCTTCGCCGCCGGCGCCGTGGACGCCTCCCGCGCCCTGCTGGGGGCCGCCCGCCTGGAGATCGGCAAGCGCTGCGGGCTGATTGACGAGGGTGCCTGGTCCTTCGTCTGGGTGGTGGACGCCCCCCTGTTCAAGCCGTCGGCCGAGGCCAAAGCGGAGGGAGACGTGGCGCTGGGCGAGTCGGCCTGGACCGCCGTCCACCATGCCTTCACCTCGCCCAAGCCGGAGTGTCTGGACAGCTTCGACACCGATCCCGGCTCCGCGCTCGCCTACGCCTATGACATCGTGTGCAACGGCAACGAGATTGGCGGCGGATCCATCCGTATTCACCGGCGTGATGTTCAGGAGCGCGTCTTCAAGGTGATGGGGATCGGCCCGGAGGAGGCCCAGGAGAAGTTCGGCTTCCTGCTGGACGCCTTCAAGTACGGCGCTCCGCCGCACGGCGGCATCGCCTTCGGCTGGGACCGCATAGTGTCGCTGCTCACCGGCGCGGACTCCATCCGCGATGTGATCGCCTTCCCCAAGTCTGGCGGCGGCTACGACCCGCTGACCGACGCGCCAGCGCCGATCACGCCCGAGCAGCGCAAGGAAGCGGGTGTCGACGCCGTGCCCGAAGACGAATCCTGA
- a CDS encoding ABC transporter permease — protein sequence MLRYVGRRLLQMVPVFFGATFLIYAMVFALPGDPVAALGGERALSDAVVAQIRAEYHLDQPFIVQYLLYIKGIFTGDFGTTFSRQPVSEVMAQAFPVTIKLAVMALVLEAVFGIIIGTVAGLRRGGAFDATVLIVSMTVIAVPTFVIGFVLQFLIGIKAGWLPVTAGSNPGVRDLLMPAMVLSAVSFAYVLRLTRTSVGENLSADYVRTARAKGISERRVVTHHILRNSLIPVVTFLGADLGALMGGAIVTEGIFNIHGVGGTLYRAILQGQGTTVVSFTTVLVLVFIISNLLVDLLYAALDPRIRYA from the coding sequence ATGCTCCGCTACGTTGGGCGCAGACTCCTGCAGATGGTTCCCGTGTTCTTCGGGGCCACCTTCCTGATCTATGCCATGGTCTTCGCCTTGCCCGGCGACCCGGTGGCCGCCCTGGGCGGGGAGCGGGCCCTGTCCGACGCCGTCGTCGCCCAGATCCGCGCCGAGTACCACCTGGATCAGCCCTTCATTGTCCAGTACCTGCTGTACATCAAAGGCATCTTCACCGGTGATTTCGGCACCACCTTCTCCCGTCAGCCCGTTTCCGAGGTGATGGCGCAGGCCTTCCCCGTCACCATCAAACTGGCGGTGATGGCGCTGGTGTTGGAGGCCGTATTCGGGATCATCATCGGGACCGTGGCTGGGCTGCGCCGGGGCGGAGCCTTCGACGCCACGGTGCTGATCGTCTCCATGACGGTGATCGCCGTCCCCACCTTCGTCATCGGTTTCGTGCTGCAGTTCCTCATCGGCATCAAGGCCGGCTGGCTGCCGGTTACGGCGGGCAGCAATCCGGGCGTCCGAGACCTGCTCATGCCTGCCATGGTGCTTTCGGCCGTCTCCTTCGCCTATGTGCTGCGGCTGACCCGCACCTCCGTGGGGGAGAACCTGTCCGCCGACTATGTGCGCACCGCCCGGGCCAAGGGCATCTCCGAGCGCCGCGTGGTCACCCACCACATCCTGCGCAACTCGTTGATCCCGGTGGTGACCTTCCTCGGGGCGGACCTGGGGGCGCTGATGGGCGGCGCCATCGTCACGGAAGGAATCTTCAACATCCACGGTGTTGGCGGCACCCTGTACCGGGCGATCCTCCAAGGTCAGGGAACAACGGTCGTATCCTTCACCACCGTGCTCGTGCTCGTCTTCATCATTTCCAACCTGCTCGTGGACCTGCTCTACGCCGCCCTCGACCCGAGGATCCGCTATGCCTGA